Proteins encoded in a region of the Zea mays cultivar B73 chromosome 4, Zm-B73-REFERENCE-NAM-5.0, whole genome shotgun sequence genome:
- the LOC103654876 gene encoding uncharacterized protein, whose protein sequence is MAWWRARVVAPARRAWLAVVAARVRRRTERAGIVDLHRDVQTCGYHDVEVMWGMLGLDAGPPSAPERRNRSPPFWTWTPSFWHFGSSRRTPTPTPTPAAR, encoded by the exons ATGGCGTGGTGGCGCGCGCGGGTCGTCGCTCCGGCGCGCCGCGCCTGGCTCGCCGTCGTCGCCGCGCGCGTGCGCCGCCGCACCG AGCGAGCAGGGATCGTGGACCTCCACAGGGACGTGCAGACCTGCGGGTACCACGACGTCGAGGTGATGTGGGGCATGCTGGGCCTGGACGCCGGGCCGCCCAGCGCGCCGGAGCGCCGGAACCGCTCGCCGCCGTTCTGGACCTGGACGCCGTCCTTCTGGCACTTCGGGTCGTCGCGCCGcacgcccacgcccacgcccacgcccgCCGCGCGGTAG